The sequence CCCGAGTACGACACCGTCATCCGCCGACCGAGGATCTCCATCTCGACCCGGTACAGCGACCCGTCGTCGGTGATCCAGTACGTGTAGACGAGCGAGTCCGGCAGTCTCGTCTCCGCGACAAGCTGGTCCGGTTCGATCAGCGACGTGTCGATCGCGACGTCGTAGGCGCGGACGAGAGCGCCGTCGATGGTGAGGGTCTCGTCGCGCGCGGTCACGGAGGAGATGGCGTCGCCGAGGCCGGTCATGGTGCCCGAGGGGTCGAAGTCCCGACCGAACCCGGCGAACGGGTTCTCCGGGTCGTCCTCCTGGTACGCGACGTACTTGTCCTGCGTCATGGCGCCGCCGTTGACGTAGGTGACGCCGTCGACCATCAGCATCTCGAGCGTCCGGATGTTCTGTCCCGCCACGGTGAGACGCGCGTTCGGCGTCGAGCCGGTGTACTCCATGTCGCCCTCGAGCTCGACTCCGGCCATCTCGTTGGTCATCGAGAAGTGGACGCTCCCGGCCTCGATCATCCGGCTCGTGACGATGTCGACGATGGTGTCGGCGGTGATCTGGACGCTCGCGGTCGTCGGCTCGGTCGTCGGCTCGTCCGCCGGATCCGCCGTGGGCGACGAGGTGGTCGACGCGTTCGGTGTCGCGATCGACGACGTCGGCGCCGCTGACCCGGCACCCGAACCGCACCCGGTCAGCACCGTGACGGCCAGTGTCGTCAAGCACACGACGGTCAGGACACGCATGGCAGGCATCGTGCGGTCTCCCCTGGGGATCGATCCGGTGGCGCGGTCCGGCTCCGGCGCTCGTGGACCGAGCAGTCGAGTCCCCATCGGCACGTCGCGGCACGGACCTTCGGGCGCGTGCGCCGTTCACCCGGTTGCGCGTCTCCGGGGAGTGCACGGTGCCGACGTGTCGACGGCGGATCGCTGGCGGAGACGGTGGGATTTGAACCCACGGAAGGGTTGACCCCTTCACGGCCTTAGCAGGGCCGCGCACTAGACCTGGCTATGCGACGTCTCCAAGTGCGGACAGGGTACCCGGGCGGGTCGTCGTGCAGCAAAACCCGTCCGACGAGGGCGCGCTCAGCGGTCGAAGCCCCACGTCCGGTCGGTGAGCATGCGGGCCACGGCCAGCCCGATCGACAGCGCGATCACGACGAGCCCTGCCTGCACGCCGTAGACCAGCGCCTGCAGGGTGTCGCCGTCGGACAGGTAGAAGATCGCGCGGTAGGCCAGCACGCCGGGGACCATGATGACGACGGCGGGCACGGCGACGGTCACGCGTGGGACGTCCAGCCGGGGTGCCAGGTACGCGGCGAGGACGCCGACGACGAGCGCGGCGCACGCGGCCGCGGCCTGCGTCACCATCCCGTGGTCGACGAGCAGCAGGCGACCGACGTTGGCGACCATGCCGACCGCCGCCGCGAGCGTGGCCATCCGCCACGGGCTGTTGAACATCAGCGCGAACCCGAGCACGCCGACGAAGCTCGCGAGCAGGCGCAGCGCCAGGAGCACGGCCGGATCGAGGTCCGGCTTGGGCGGCGGGTCCGGCTGGAGGCCGACGATGCTCGAGACCGCCCAGACCGCGAGCGCCGCGGACGTCAGGATCATGAGCGCGTAGGTGAGCCGGGAGACGCCCGCGGAGAAGTCGAGCCGCGCGAGGTCGAGCGCGCCCGTGACCAGAGCGAACCCGGGGATGAGGAACAGCACCGCGGAGACGTAGCCCGCCTCGTGCCGCGTCTCGATCGCGCCGAGCTCGTGCAGCAGCGTGACCAGCGCGAGGTAGCTGAAGCACGCGGTGGTCGCCGCGAGCATCGTGACGCCGAACTGGTTGTAGCCGCGGTGCAGCAGGAATCGGCGCACCAGCTGGCCCAGGCCCGCGGCGACGAACACGCCGCCGACCTCGACCACGCCCCCGTTGTTGAGGAACGCGAACGCGGCACAGGCCAGGGCGGACCACAGCGCGTTGAGCAGCGCCGGGTACAGCGGCGGCTTGGTGGCGATCGCCGCGGTCTCGTCGAGCACCTCCGCGACGGGGACCGGCTCGCCCGTCTCGTCGTGCCGCCGTTCGAACCGGGTGACCATGCGCTCGACGAGCGCCAGCCGGTCCGCGTTGACCCCGACCGCGCGCACCTCCGCGACCTCCGTGCGGAACGACCGCCCGCGGTGCGACGTCGCCGTGATCTCCGTGAGGGTCACGTGCGCCTCGTGCCGGTCGACGCCCATCGCCCGGGCGATCCGCGCCATCGACGCCTTGACGCGGTAGGAGCCGGTGCCGCCGGACAGGCTGAGGCGGCCGACCTGGAGGGCGGCGCCGGACCGACGGATGAGGTCGAGCTCGTCGTCGTCCGGGTAGCTGGCCTGCGGTGGGTGCACGCGACCATCTTGGCGTGCCGCCGCGCGCGGGGCTGGGCCGATCGGACTACGTGCGGCTCACGTCGCCGTCGACGTACTGCCAGCCCTCGCGCCCGCGCAGGAAGCGGCTCACCTCGCGCAGCGAGCCGCGACCGCCGGGACCACGGTGGAATGCCTCGAACTCCACGGTCCCTGCGGCGTCCAGCAGGCCGCCGGCGCTCGTCGCGAGCACGTCGAGGCGGTACCAGTGCAGGTCGGGGTCCAGCGCCAGC is a genomic window of Cellulomonas fulva containing:
- a CDS encoding LppX_LprAFG lipoprotein, whose protein sequence is MRVLTVVCLTTLAVTVLTGCGSGAGSAAPTSSIATPNASTTSSPTADPADEPTTEPTTASVQITADTIVDIVTSRMIEAGSVHFSMTNEMAGVELEGDMEYTGSTPNARLTVAGQNIRTLEMLMVDGVTYVNGGAMTQDKYVAYQEDDPENPFAGFGRDFDPSGTMTGLGDAISSVTARDETLTIDGALVRAYDVAIDTSLIEPDQLVAETRLPDSLVYTYWITDDGSLYRVEMEILGRRMTVSYSGWGQDIEIEAPASSEITDVSPF
- a CDS encoding threonine/serine ThrE exporter family protein; translation: MHPPQASYPDDDELDLIRRSGAALQVGRLSLSGGTGSYRVKASMARIARAMGVDRHEAHVTLTEITATSHRGRSFRTEVAEVRAVGVNADRLALVERMVTRFERRHDETGEPVPVAEVLDETAAIATKPPLYPALLNALWSALACAAFAFLNNGGVVEVGGVFVAAGLGQLVRRFLLHRGYNQFGVTMLAATTACFSYLALVTLLHELGAIETRHEAGYVSAVLFLIPGFALVTGALDLARLDFSAGVSRLTYALMILTSAALAVWAVSSIVGLQPDPPPKPDLDPAVLLALRLLASFVGVLGFALMFNSPWRMATLAAAVGMVANVGRLLLVDHGMVTQAAAACAALVVGVLAAYLAPRLDVPRVTVAVPAVVIMVPGVLAYRAIFYLSDGDTLQALVYGVQAGLVVIALSIGLAVARMLTDRTWGFDR
- a CDS encoding YchJ family protein — its product is MTPTRCPCCTGLPYDECCAPLHRGARAAATAEQLMRSRFSAFAVGDPAYLRRTWHPSTRPSELALDPDLHWYRLDVLATSAGGLLDAAGTVEFEAFHRGPGGRGSLREVSRFLRGREGWQYVDGDVSRT